The Macaca fascicularis isolate 582-1 chromosome 12, T2T-MFA8v1.1 genome has a segment encoding these proteins:
- the CRYGB gene encoding gamma-crystallin B, which produces MGKITFYEDRAFQGRSYECTTDCPNLQPYFSRCNSIRVESGCWMIYERPNCQGHQYFLRRGEYPNYQQWMGLSDSIRSCHLIPPHSGTYRMKIYERDELRGQMSELTDDCLSVQDRFHLTEINSLNVLEGSWILYEMPNYRGRQYLLRPGEYRRFLDWGAPNAKVGSLRRVMDLY; this is translated from the exons ATGGGAAAG ATCACCTTCTACGAGGACAGGGCCTTCCAGGGCCGCAGCTATGAATGCACCACAGACTGCCCCAACCTACAACCCTATTTCAGCCGCTGCAACTCCATCCGGGTGGAGAGCGGCTGCTGGATGATCTATGAGCGCCCCAACTGCCAGGGCCACCAGTACTTCCTGCGGCGAGGGGAGTACCCCAACTACCAGCAATGGATGGGCCTCAGCGACTCCATCCGCTCCTGCCACCTCATTCCCCCG CACTCTGGCACTTACAGAATGAAGATCTACGAGAGAGATGAATTGAGGGGACAAATGTCAGAGCTCACAGACGACTGTCTGTCTGTTCAGGACCGCTTCCATCTCACTGAAATTAACTCCCTCAATGTGCTGGAGGGCAGCTGGATCCTGTACGAGATGCCCAACTACAGGGGGAGGCAGTACCTGCTGAGGCCGGGGGAGTACAGGAGGTTTCTTGACTGGGGGGCTCCAAATGCCAAAGTTGGCTCTCTTAGACGAGTCATGGATTTGTACTGA
- the CRYGA gene encoding gamma-crystallin A produces LPQITFFEDRDFQGRCYNCISDCPNLRVYFSRCNSIRVDSGCWMLYERPNYQGHQYFLRRGKYPDYQHWMGLSDSVQSCRIIPHVSLASTRSHKLRLYERDDYRGLMSELTDDCACVPELFRLHEIYSLHVLEGCWVLYEMPNYRGRQYLLRPGDYRRYHDWGGADAKVGSLRRVIDLY; encoded by the exons CTACCTCAGATCACCTTCTTCGAGGACCGAGACTTTCAGGGTCGCTGCTACAATTGCATCAGTGACTGCCCCAACCTGCGGGTCTACTTCAGCCGCTGCAACTCCATCCGAGTAGACAGCGGCTGCTGGATGCTCTATGAGCGCCCCAATTACCAGGGCCACCAGTACTTCCTGCGCCGAGGCAAGTACCCCGACTATCAGCACTGGATGGGCCTCAGCGACTCGGTCCAATCCTGCCGTATAATTCCTCATGTGAGTCTTGCTTCA ACCAGGTCTCACAAGTTAAGGCTGTATGAGAGAGATGACTACCGAGGCCTTATGTCTGAGCTCACTGATGACTGCGCCTGTGTCCCAGAACTCTTCCGTCTCCATGAGATCTATTCCCTCCACGTACTGGAGGGCTGCTGGGTCCTCTATGAAATGCCCAACTACCGGGGGCGGCAGTATCTGCTGAGGCCTGGGGACTACAGGAGGTACCACGACTGGGGGGGTGCAGATGCCAAAGTCGGCTCTTTGAGACGGGTCATCGATTTGTACTAA